One stretch of Sander lucioperca isolate FBNREF2018 chromosome 13, SLUC_FBN_1.2, whole genome shotgun sequence DNA includes these proteins:
- the si:dkey-250d21.1 gene encoding uncharacterized protein si:dkey-250d21.1 isoform X2, which translates to MPVDNQSTYNRKRARDPSEEDPTSVKKTKENTAIKTDGTEKSREVPGENSAVPELQKESQTQEEGASSNAKETLKVYFKEILALTGFSINGANINTDEPIGGARGQQALNRICVEKIDKKEILQFSEDLMREEIQNSLRQARFFSILLQDVTRIEGKDQIPVFIRSVTVDGFPQKHLIGFLPCDMDVENLFYMLLSELRNKWGLRMEHCRGLTYLITGSMCQKMRDLTSRILQEFPQVVLSPSDPYAFNIWIIRCMPVPSIQIVANAVEEVASLLRRTPELCKRLEGKIQMAYGHIKGEVGRIKAAVGENWEYGTDAFQTMLDILEPFLNCINEMISKVDENTAEQMAKLKPVLKNFNFIITLVILKNTLCCVSILNSSLRGIISISSTLQYTISNALKLVSKYQQELAIFHRKWFSDAAGRAKKLGVEVTKPEGDQGDTTETSLEDFYRETISRPVLLYLVAEVKRVFSTEMVRILRWLSLVPSYMADHNFSIRRDKVADANLNNLARPDTFYEELGCWEVKWRHASKRRILPTTVFATLKIPDIGFYPNVQSLLRVLGTVPCVNAETDVYGQYHMVLERCHSYLRATPEDQRQCSMAYVYVNQDVHFNVEQMVESYAQKHPDILQLLQTDDDTKAKPPQVASHENHAEKDTEEELQFINLEMDAERLVELKCAETDREALKSALQAAVTAAYSSQSRKRCDASAQEGEVEYVTKSEMKEVLTVCENAVREGILLEVGTSFFSLFIDSVVKFGEKDYLPLFLRFVDSFDVMRLELMGFLEADLDCDAMVQRLLEIVTVEWNLDLNNCRGQAYLGSGDVSYKLKAFACKVQETHPLAISTHCSSYSFNTWWSKSIPVPAVKRALDTFEEVLMFFGSSATLQKQLDHVIAYGLRESYEKVQEFQGKFCALWQEKHDSYEVFVQMLEPLVECLEKIKNNPQRWKAFVSDQAGALLRNVMEFDFIIAMVVLKNASSFTRELSAGLQKDHFSAASQLCQISGIVATLNRVKTSMKVFHQNWFDEACAMAQSLRVQIEVPENALQRDGMMKPVGFYKDGLSVPLVDNLINAVKDHFSEDHKEALNFLSLVPCSVTVSYMFESLKSKPPLYSSDLPDADNFFTELCCWRVTWKTKVASVTIPGSIFHTLRLPLMQYFGNINALLRIMSVLPSTALEDCGVIMRHKRFQEYLRNTNPKDRSPGLAMLQVGTDFSRDLDRMVTQCLKVTPQALEGICLDKESKSIIRDSENNMEVDCVKEDGEEIRIQQSPDRMEDQSMNPAEENGHSGDNRQGLTTVFKLATLLGKKNISLSDLSEEDRELFIQELSMCQWSKNESKCTPSIGEDEMVNLLINGIRDVILKEIQESPFFSLITDKPVKIADKTHLPVFVRYVGESAPKVELMGFLPFDESCHVDTQAEHLAKILTEDWGLPMSQCRGQAFMHLGSGYQSLKKMSLDFLNSYPLSVVTPSESCGLAHWLAGSVPCPSVAKMLDITEDLLLFFDESPCLEGQLAQAVDGLLNMPREALDEMPETCCSRWKKREDFFDILADTLEGILSCLDAVSSSAIGAKSMHAQVLSTALRNLDFIVTLVILKNACAPLRNCSTVFRCGNPADILCEVEKIPSIIETLSKMLENVSTLHSTWFEQAFQLATRVAPEQVCFSEEANSYESPEIYYRENLSVPLLRSLIDEMKYSFSDSHLKALSVLSLLPSCNPQPILPESTDKPFSLYLADLLEPEAAEQEINAWAAVWSEKYQDAAPPSSIAETLVHPESNSHPTVASMLRLVAVLPSVSMECDLMKTTLNSMRDLLKHTVCKGSRKDHVLLLFHCTTLQRLPEVIERCMDVDPESSPCLSQVMGTVQRLKLESGGAKVNPAAPTESHVSIVAEKPADGEVKSADNEGTLEVAQGPRNAVSFYEPQLREQILKELWDSQFFTVITERAVEIDGELYVPLCIRYLNKEDIQCEETLAFIPFVEDQVVLADAIETALSEKWGLNMEYCRGQALLSVGGVGAQMRAVSLAIAKKYPQAVRSVSSALSLNVWLAKSSPAEEAADGAVLIGKILHWLTEDVDRQNKLEDVILHVFQHDEGKGNELRDKLIKNWEKSHDMHEVMVDILEAVMLCLNELKGEGSTSNQQQASQFFDAIRNFEFILSTVVQKNILSVTQKLSQSLQGKPLDMLLAVNNLPDLKASLSKLKSDIDTHHKAWFEEATALACKLHVTMLHSVLLEPLSEFYKESVSMKVVEHSIAEIDDLFTEKVLDTLRCLEIVPYAMSKVETSILSGLVFRLYKEDLPDQGSLHTEMKSWKEKWLDPLAGYLPTTVLDTLKTSQIRSFSNIETLLRLQVILPFSRRESNFRQGKRSFQEFMLQEKRSLAELHPL; encoded by the exons ATGCCTGTGGATAATCAATCAACCTACAACAGGAAAAGAGCTAGAGATCCC TCTGAAGAGGACCCTACCTctgtgaagaaaacaaaag AAAACACAGCAATAAAAACAGATGGGACTGAGAAGAGTAGAGAGGTACCTGGAGAGAACAGTGCAGTGCCTGAACTGCAAAAAGAGAGCCAAACCCAGGAGGAAGGAGCCAGCTCCAACGCAAAAGAGACGCTGAAAGTCTATTTCAAGGAAATCCTGGCACTGACTGGATTCAGCATAAATGGTGCAAACATCAACACTGACGAGCCAATCGGAGGTGCGAGAGGACAGCAGGCTCTCAATCGTATCTGTGTGGAGAAAATTGACAAGAAAGAAATCCTCCAGTTCAGCGAAGACCTCATGCGGGAAGAGATCCAAAACAGCCTCCGACAGGCACGCTTCTTCTCCATTCTGCTTCAGGATGTGACACGCATAGAGGGAAAGGACCAGATCCCAGTTTTCATCAGGTCCGTTACGGTAGATGGGTTCCCACAAAAGCACCTCATTGGGTTCTTACCATGCGACATGGATGTAGAGAATCTGTTTTACATGCTTCTCTCAGAGTTGCGTAACAAGTGGGGGCTGAGGATGGAGCACTGCAGAGGACTGACTTATCTGATAACGGGCAGCATGTGTCAGAAAATGCGAGACCTTACCTCCAGGATTCTGCAGGAGTTCCCACAAGTAGTTCTGTCACCAAGTGACCCATATGCCTTCAACATATGGATTATCCGCTGCATGCCTGTGCCCTCCATTCAAATTGTGGCTAACGCTGTTGAGGAGGTGGCCTCGTTACTCAGGAGAACACCAGAGCTGTGCAAAAGATTGGAGGGAAAGATACAGATGGCGTATGGGCATATCAAAGGGGAGGTGGGCAGGATCAAGGCAGCCGTCGGTGAGAATTGGGAGTATGGCACTGACGCCTTCCAGACCATGTTAGACATTCTGGAGCCTTTCCTGAACTGCATCAATGAGATGATTTCAAAGGTAGATGAAAATACTGCTGAACAGATGGCCAAGCTCAAGCCAGTTTTGAAGAATTTCAACTTCATCATCACACTTGTTATTCTGAAGAACACCCTCTGTTGTGTTAGTATACTCAACTCGAGTCTCAGGGGAATAATTAGCATCAGCAGTACGTTGCAGTACACCATATCCAATGCCTTAAAGCTGGTAAGCAAATACCAACAGGAGCTTGCAATATTCCACAGGAAGTGGTTTTCAGATGCAGCTGGCAGAGCGAAGAAGCTGGGAGTGGAGGTCACCAAACCAGAGGGGGACCAAGGAGACACAACTGAAACCTCACTGGAGGACTTTTACAGGGAAACTATAAGCCGGCCCGTCTTGCTGTATCTCGTTGCAGAGGTGAAGAGAGTGTTCAGTACAGAGATGGTGAGGATTCTCCGATGGCTTTCATTAGTGCCGTCTTACATGGCTGACCACAATTTCAGCATCCGCAGGGATAAAGTAGCAGATGCCAACTTGAACAACCTTGCCAGGCCTGACACATTCTACGAAGAGCTTGGTTGCTGGGAAGTGAAGTGGAGGCATGCGAGCAAGCGCCGGATCCTACCAACCACTGTGTTCGCTACACTCAAGATTCCAGATATTGGGTTTTACCCGAATGTGCAGAGCCTGCTGCGGGTGTTGGGCACTGTTCCATGTGTAAACGCAGAGACAGATGTGTACGGTCAATACCATATGGTACTGGAGCGGTGCCACTCCTACCTGAGAGCCACACCAGAGGACCAGAGACAATGCAGCATGGCATATGTCTACGTGAACCAAGATGTGCACTTCAATGTTGAACAAATGGTGGAGTCATACGCCCAGAAGCATCCAGACATCCTACAACTGCTGCAAACG GATGATGACACAAAGGCGAAGCCTCCCCAAG TGGCATCCCATGAGAACCATGCCGAAAAGGACACTGAAGAAGAACTACAGTTTATAAACCTGGAGATGGATGCTGAAAGGCTTGTGGAGCTGAAGTGTGCAGAGACTGATAGGGAAGCTCTGAAATCTGCTTTGCAGGCTGCAGTGACGGCTGCGTACAGCAGTCAAAGCAGGAAACGTTGCGACGCTTCCGCTCAGGAAGGAGAGGTCGAGTATGTGACCAAGTCAGAAATGAAAGAAGTTCTCACTGTGTGCGAAAATGCCGTCAGGGAGGGAATCCTCTTGGAAGTGGGGACTTCGTTCTTTTCCTTGTTCATTGACAGTGTTGTGAAGTTTGGTGAGAAAGACTACCTCCCACTTTTCCTGAGGTTTGTGGACAGTTTTGATGTCATGCGATTGGAGTTGATGGGATTCCTTGAGGCAGATCTGGATTGTGACGCCATGGTACAGCGTCTCCTAGAAATAGTTACAGTTGAGTGGAATCTTGATTTGAACAACTGCAGAGGTCAAGCATACCTAGGCTCTGGTGATGTTTCCTACAAGCTGAAAGCCTTTGCCTGCAAAGTCCAGGAGACCCATCCTCTTGCTATCAGCACCCACTGCTCTTCCTACTCTTTCAACACGTGGTGGTCAAAATCAATCCCAGTGCCTGCTGTGAAGAGAGCCCTGGATACATTTGAAGaggttttgatgttttttggcAGCAGTGCTACTCTGCAAAAACAGCTAGACCACGTGATAGCCTATGGTCTTAGAGAGAGCTATGAGAAGGTCCAAGAGTTTCAGGGGAAGTTCTGTGCCCTTTGGCAGGAGAAGCATGATTCTTACGAGGTGTTTGTGCAGATGCTGGAGCCCCTAGTTGAATGTCTGGAGAAAATCAAAAATAACCCACAGAGATGGAAGGCCTTTGTGTCCGACCAAGCTGGGGCACTCCTCCGCAATGTGATGGAATTTGATTTCATCATTGCTATGGTGGTCTTGAAGAATGCGTCCTCTTTCACCAGAGAACTGAGTGCGGGTCTCCAAAAGGACCACTTCAGTGCCGCGTCCCAACTTTGCCAAATCAGTGGTATTGTGGCAACTCTGAACCGAGTAAAAACAAGTATGAAGGTGTTTCACCAGAACTGGTTTGACGAGGCCTGTGCAATGGCACAGAGTCTGAGAGTGCAGATTGAAGTGCCTGAAAATGCTTTGCAAAGAGACGGCATGATGAAGCCAGTCGGTTTTTACAAAGATGGCTTAAGTGTGCCCCTAGTAGATAACCTCATCAATGCCGTGAAGGATCATTTCTCAGAGGACCACAAAGAAGCTCTGAACTTCCTCTCCCTAGTTCCATGCTCAGTCACAGTGAGTTACATGTTTGAGAGCTTGAAGTCAAAGCCTCCACTCTACAGCAGTGATCTTCCTGATGCTGACAACTTCTTCACAGAGCTGTGCTGTTGGAGAGTCACATGGAAGACCAAAGTTGCGTCTGTGACCATCCCAGGCTCCATATTTCACACATTGCGCCTGCCACTAATGCAGTACTTTGGGAACATCAACGCACTGCTGAGGATTATGTCAGTGTTACCCAGCACAGCACTGGAGGACTGTGGTGTCATAATGCGCCACAAGAGGTTCCAAGAGTACCTGAGAAATACAAATCCCAAAGACAGGTCCCCGGGCTTGGCTATGCTGCAGGTGGGCACAGACTTCAGCAGAGACCTGGACCGCATGGTGACCCAGTGTTTGAAGGTTACTCCCCAGGCCTTAGAGGGTATATGTCTG GACAAGGAATCGAAAAGTATCATCAGAGACTCTGAAAATAATATGGAAG TTGATTGTGTCAAGGAGGATGGTGAAGAGATTAGAATTCAGCAATCTCCTGACAGGATGGAGGACCAAAGCATGAACCCCGCAGAAGAGAATGGGCACTCTGGAGATAATCGTCAAGGCTTGACGACGGTATTCAAACTTGCCACGTTACTGGGGAAAAAGAATATCAGTCTCTCAGACCTCTCAGAAGAGGACAGAGAGCTTTTCATCCAGGAGCTCAGCATGTGCCAATGGTCTAAAAATGAGAGCAAATGCACACCTTCAATAGGTGAGGATGAAATGGTGAACCTCCTCATAAATGGAATCAGAGATGTCATACTGAAGGAAATACAGGAATCGCCGTTCTTCTCGCTTATCACAGACAAACCTGTTAAAATTGCTGACAAGACCCACCTGCCTGTTTTTGTCAGGTATGTTGGAGAATCTGCTCCAAAAGTAGAGCTCATGGGTTTCTTACCATTTGATGAAAGCTGTCATGTTGATACACAGGCAGAACACCTTGCAAAGATTCTCACTGAAGACTGGGGCTTACCAATGTCTCAGTGTCGTGGACAAGCATTCATGCACTTGGGCTCAGGTTATCAAAGTCTGAAGAAAATGTCTTTGGATTTCCTCAATAGCTATCCGCTCTCCGTTGTAACACCCAGTGAGTCTTGTGGCCTTGCCCATTGGCTGGCGGGAAGTGTGCCTTGCCCTTCAGTAGCAAAAATGTTGGATATCACGGAAGACCTGCTGCTGTTCTTTGATGAATCTCCTTGTCTGGAGGGACAGCTAGCACAGGCTGTTGATGGGCTTTTGAATATGCCAAGAGAGGCCCTGGATGAAATGCCAGAAACCTGTTGCTCGAggtggaaaaagagagaggactTCTTTGACATACTCGCTGACACATTAGAGGGCATCCTCAGCTGCCTAGATGCTGTTAGCTCTAGTGCCATAGGTGCCAAGTCGATGCACGCGCAAGTTCTCTCCACCGCTCTGAGAAATCTGGATTTCATTGTCACCCTTGTGATTTTGAAGAATGCTTGCGCTCCTCTCCGTAACTGTAGCACCGTCTTCCGCTGTGGAAACCCTGCTGATATTCTCTGTGAAGTGGAAAAAATCCCCTCGATCATAGAGACTCTTAGcaaaatgttagaaaatgtgAGCACGCTGCATTCGACTTGGTTTGAGCAGGCGTTCCAGCTAGCAACCAGGGTAGCTCCTGAACAAGTGTGCTTCTCAGAGGAAGCCAACAGCTATGAGTCTCCTGAGATATATTACCGAGAGAATCTGAGTGTTCCTCTCCTCAGAAGTCTCATTGACGAAATGAAGTACAGCTTCTCCGACAGCCACTTGAAGGCCCTGTCGGTCCTGTCGTTACTGCCCTCCTGCAATCCCCAGCCCATTTTGCCGGAGTCCACAGACAAGCCATTCAGCCTCTACCTTGCAGATCTTTTGGAGCCTGAAGCGGCCGAGCAGGAAATCAACGCATGGGCTGCTGTCTGGAGCGAAAAATACCAGGATGCTGCTCCTCCATCATCCATCGCGGAAACATTAGTCCACCCCGAGTCAAACAGCCACCCAACTGTTGCCTCAATGCTTAGGCTAGTAGCTGTCCTGCCTAGTGTCAGCATGGAGTGTGACCTGATGAAGACCACTCTGAATTCCATGAGGGATCTGTTAAAACACACTGTATGCAAAGGCAGCAGGAAGGATCATGTGTTGCTCCTCTTTCACTGCACAACACTGCAGAGACTGCCGGAGGTCATTGAGAGGTGTATGGACGTTGACCCAGAGAGCAGTCCATGTCTTTCCcag gtgatGGGAACTGTCCAAAGACTAAAGTTGGAGAGTG GAGGCGCTAAAGTAAACCCGGCGGCACCAACAGAATCGCACGTCTCCATTGTAGCGGAGAAGCCTGCTGATGGCGAGGTCAAATCGGCTGACAATGAAGGGACACTGGAAGTCGCACAGGGACCGAGAAACGCAGTGTCTTTCTATGAGCCTCAACTGCGTGAACAAATCCTCAAAGAACTGTGGGACTCTCAGTTCTTTACAGTTATAACCGAGCGAGCTGTTGAAATCGACGGCGAGCTCTATGTCCCGTTGTGCATCAGGTACTTGAACAAAGAGGACATCCAGTGTGAGGAAACGCTGGCTTTCATCCCTTTCGTTGAAGACCAAGTTGTTCTTGCAGATGCTATTGAGACTGCCCTGTCTGAGAAGTGGGGGCTCAACATGGAGTACTGTAGAGGGCAGGCCTTGCTGAGTGTTGGTGGAGTAGGAGCTCAGATGAGGGCTGTAAGTTTAGCTATAGCTAAGAAATACCCCCAGGCTGTGAGATCGGTCAGCTCTGCTTTGTCTCTTAACGTATGGCTGGCTAAATCGTCTCCCGCCGAAGAAGCCGCGGACGGAGCAGTTCTCATAGGGAAAATATTACATTGGCTCACAGAGGATGTAGACCGCCAGAACAAACTGGAAGACGTGATCCTGCACGTGTTCCAGCACGATGAAGGCAAGGGCAACGAGCTGAGGGACAAACTCATCAAAAACTGGGAGAAGAGTCATGACATGCACGAGGTGATGGTAGACATTTTAGAAGCCGTCATGCTCTGTTTGAACGAGCTGAAAGGGGAGGGAAGTACTTCAAACCAGCAGCAAGCATCGCAGTTTTTCGATGCGATCCGGAACTTTGAGTTCATCCTGTCAACAGTGGTGCAGAAGAACATCCTGAGCGTAACTCAAAAGCTAAGTCAGTCTCTTCAGGGCAAACCCTTAGATATGTTACTCGCTGTGAATAATTTGCCCGATCTCAAAGCATCCCTCAGCAAACTGAAGAGTGATATTGACACCCATCACAAGGCCTGGTTCGAGGAGGCCACTGCGCTGGCTTGTAAACTCCATGTGACAATGTTGCATTCAGTGCTTCTGGAGCCATTGAGCGAGTTTTACAAAGAGTCAGTCAGCATGAAGGTTGTAGAGCACTCAATAGCAGAAATTGACGACCTCTTCACAGAAAAGGTATTGGACACCCTGAGGTGTCTGGAGATTGTGCCTTACGCAATGTCCAAAGTAGAAACCAGCATTCTTAGTGGTCTTGTGTTCCGCCTGTACAAGGAGGACTTGCCAGATCAGGGCTCTCTTCACACCGAGATGAAGTCGTGGAAGGAGAAATGGTTGGATCCCCTGGCAGGCTATCTCCCCACCACTGTGCTCGATACGCTCAAGACGTCCCAGATACGAAGTTTTAGTAACATTGAAACTCTGCTCAGACTCCAGGTCATCTTGCCGTTTTCAAGGAGGGAGAGCAACTTCAGGCAGGGAAAGAGGAGCTTCCAGGAGTTCATGCTGCAGGAAAAGCGATCCCTCGCTGAGCTACATCCTCTGTAG